The bacterium genome contains the following window.
CGCAGCGCCTCCATCGCCTCGGGCGGAAGATTGCCCGAGAGCGCATCCTCGATGCGGCCCCTGATGCCCAGCACGGTCCCTTCGCCCAACACACGGGCCAGGTTCGATGCAGCGAGGCTGGAGACGTTTTCAAGTTCGAAAGCCCGGCGCACCGAGCCCCGCAGGTCCTCGATGTCGATAAATTGCGATATCCCCTTTTCCGCCAACTCCTTCCTCACGCGATCAAGAGTAGAATCGTAGAGATCCGACGCGATCGCATCGAGCTTGTCATTGAGGCTCGTGTCGAGTTCGGCCGCGACCCTTTCCGCGATCTTCATCGCCTCCTCCGCCCCTTCGCTGCCGAGTACCGCACCGAGCAGGTCGCGCCCGATCAGCTCACGCGCCTTTCCCGGGAGCCAGGCCTTGAGCCTCTCCTTCAAATCGGCCTGGACCGCAGATTTGAGGCCCGCATCCTGCCTGAAGAGGACGGATAGATCGATCGGCCCATCGCCGCGGCCGGAGCTGTTCACGGCGCGGGCGAACGCATCGCAGAGCCAGTCGCTCCCCTCCTTCGTCATCGCAGCACGCATCGCCTCTCGCGCGCGGCCCTCCACAAAACCTGCCACGCCGTCGAGGGAGAGGGTGTCCGTGATCTGCGACGCATCGGAGGCCAGATGGATCTCGCTGACTGCCAGAGAATGGCCTGACATGAGTGCAAGGAGGATGGGGATGATGATCGCGGAGAATCGTTTCATGGGACCTGCGAAAAGCAGGATCCGTGCCAACTGCCCGCAAAAAAAATGACGAGATATAATGAGGACTTGGTTTCGCCTGAATTTTTCAGGGTGCATCGAATCTGTGCAGTGCTGCCCAGAAACGCAGCACCTAGCGGCAACTGATTCCCGGCTCTCCATCGAAGATCGCGATGCATCTGCGCGAGGCGCCGGAGGGAAGCGCAACACCCCTCTTCAGCACGCGGCCGGTGGGCGGATGGACCACCTGAACCATGTAGGAGCCGGGCTTCACATCCAGCGCTGCGAAAGGGGTCTCGCGGCCGCTGGCGTAACCCGGCACAGTGACGAGCCCCCAGGGCCTCGCCGCGACAGAAAGCTTGGCCGCCGCCATCCTCCTCAAAGAGAAGCTCTTCACGAACGCCGTTGATTCAGGGCCGATGCTGAAATCTTCTGAGACAGGTTCGAAACCCTCGCTCCGTAGCTCGACGCGGCCTTGAACGGTCTCGTTGAGATCAATGCCGGAGATCGTGAAGGGAGTGGTTATCTCGCGCGACTCCTTGCCGATCCTGAGAAAACCCTTTGCGCCCGACGGCAGGCTCTCTATGGCGATCGTTCCCTTCTGCGCCGGCGGTCGATCGACCCTCTCTTCGCCCGTCTCTGCCGACCTGGCGACAATCGCAGCACCCTTCGGCATCGGCGCAAACGCGGTGGTCGCAGTGAGGATCGACGCCATCACGGCGAGGCGCCAAGCGTATCCCATCGCGGTGGGCAACCCGGAAAGCGCCCGGCCGCGCAGCGCGGTCATCCTCCGCGTGGGCTGACCCTCGACCCTGAACGAAGAGGCGCTCCTCTCGCGCGCGATCTCCTCGGGGAAGAGGTCCTTGAGATACGCCGCAAGGTCCAGGCTAGAGCCGATCAAGTTGAGCGAGCGCACGGCGCTGCGGAGTTCGGAGAGCATCTCGCCCGCGCCATGGAAACGTCCCGAAGGATCCTTTGCCATGGCGAGCATCGCGAGCGCGCGAAGCTCGGCCGGCATGCCCTTCATCCCTTCGAGCGCGAACTCCGCCTTCGCCACCATCTGCAGCGTCTCGTACTCGCACCTGCACGCGAAGAGCCTCCGCGCCGAGAGCATCTCGTAGAGCACGATGCCCGCGGCGAAGATGTCGGTGCGCGCGTCTATCGGCTCCCCGCGCGCCTGTTCAGGGGACATGTACGAGTACTTGCCCCTGATCTGGCCCGCGTCCGTGCGTTCGCTGCGGTGGAGTCC
Protein-coding sequences here:
- a CDS encoding serine/threonine-protein kinase, whose product is MHLPCRFGRYTLVEKIASGGTAEIYRARLDAQEGFSKTLAIKRLLPSWCTSEELTKMLKDEARVLCLLPHQSIVQVHELGTEGGAPFLAMEYVHGIDCARLINRLIRDRSPMPPQHALYIIEQVLVALEFAHRCKDADGKPMGLVHRDVSPSNILLSWNGEVKVTDFGIAKGLHRSERTDAGQIRGKYSYMSPEQARGEPIDARTDIFAAGIVLYEMLSARRLFACRCEYETLQMVAKAEFALEGMKGMPAELRALAMLAMAKDPSGRFHGAGEMLSELRSAVRSLNLIGSSLDLAAYLKDLFPEEIARERSASSFRVEGQPTRRMTALRGRALSGLPTAMGYAWRLAVMASILTATTAFAPMPKGAAIVARSAETGEERVDRPPAQKGTIAIESLPSGAKGFLRIGKESREITTPFTISGIDLNETVQGRVELRSEGFEPVSEDFSIGPESTAFVKSFSLRRMAAAKLSVAARPWGLVTVPGYASGRETPFAALDVKPGSYMVQVVHPPTGRVLKRGVALPSGASRRCIAIFDGEPGISCR